From the Paraflavitalea soli genome, the window GTCAAATAATATTTGCTATCGTAATTGTAGCTGGCCCTGGAAAGATAACCTTCCAATGCTGAGCTAACGCCATTACCGGTAAGGCTATTGATACGGATAGCGTTGGTCATATCGGGATTGTTGGGGGCAAACATCAATGATTTGCTACCGCTCATGTTGTCGCCGCGTGTCCAGCGGTATTCATGACCTGCCAATACATCGATGGAGTGGGCACCCAATACTTTCGTATAATTGATGGTCTGAATGGTATTCAGGTTCATTCCTTTGGCCCAGTAACCGGAAATAGAGCCCTGCAGATCTCTTGCTGCTGTGCCGCTCTCATTATTGCCGTATGTTTTGTTGTAGGTATAGATATTATCGAGTGAGAAATCGAGCTTAACGCGGAAGTCTTTCAGGAAAGTGCCTTCGAGGAAAGCACGGCCGGAGAAATCATCGGAGGTGAGCTCGGTGAGGTCTTTCTCAAAATAAATGGCGGGGCTGTAACCGGTAAAGCTGGCGCGTTTGGTAGCACCATAAGGAGACCAGGTTTCGCCAGTGCCCAGGTCGTACATGATATCGCCATTGGCATTGCGCCTGATGCTGCCATCCTGGTTGTGTGCGAAGAGTGGCCAGGTGGGTGCGAAATAATCTTTGAATGCAAACACGTTGTTGTTGACGGTACCGCCTGAATAGTTGGGCACATTGGAATAGCGACGGGAATAAGAGATGTTCATACCGCCTTTGAGCCAGGAAGTAATGGCGGTGTTCACCTTTAACCGGGCATTGTAGCGGTTGAAGTCGGAGCCCATTACGTAAGAGGGATCGCTCATATACCCTACAGACAGGAAGTAATCTGTTTTATCATTACCTCCGCTGAGGCTCACATTGTATTGCTGGCTGAAGGTTTTCTTAATGAAATAATCGTTCCAGTCATCATGATAGAGGAGTTTAGCATCGGGCCTTATTTTGCCGGTTGCGGGATCGATGAGGGTGGTGCCGGCAGGGATATCATAGAGCATGTAGTTGCCCAGGTTGTTGGGGTTTTGCAAGGCAGCGCCATTGGCAGTAAACAGATTCTTGCTGGCGTACTGGCGGGCATCTGCATCATTGAGGTGCAGGCCTGCAGCAGCGGCATCATTGCTATACCTTACATAATTATAGATACCCTTCCAGGCCAATTCATAAAACTCGGCAGGATCTTTCACCATATCAAAATCGGGTATGCCCTGGCTGTTTTGTCCCAGGCGAACATCGAAGTTGATCTTTGTTTTACCCCGGGTACCTTTTTTAGTGGTAACGAGGATCACGCCGTTGGAAGCGCGGGAACCGTAAAGTGAGTTGGAAGCAGCATCTTTCGAGATCACAATGGATTCGATATCGGCGGGATTATAAGAGGCCAGTGGGAAGGCGCTGGGTACTCCATCGACCACCACGAGGGGGTCGGAACCTGCTGACAGGGAACCCAAACCTCTCACGCGGATGGAAGCTTCGCTACCCGGCTGACCGGTAGAAGTAGACAGCTGCACACCGGACACCATTCCTTCCAATGCTCTTGACAAAGTAGACACGTGCTGCTGGCTGATGGCTTCTGCTGACAGGGTGCTGACGGAACCGGTGAGGTCTTTCTTCTTCACTTGTCCGAATGCCACTACTACCACTTCATTGAGGGAAGCGGGCAATGCTTTTAACTGAAGAATGAAGGCGCCTCCTACAGCTTTGGACAGGACATTTTCGCCCACTGATATGGTGCCGCCTGCGGGGATAGCGATCAGTTTTGATACGGGTATCTCCAAAGGAGTAAACCCTACAGAACTTATGACCAGGATGGCGGACTCATCGACATTGGACAGGGAGAATTGTCCGGTGGCGGTAGAGGTAGTGCCTTGTTTGGTATTCTTTACGGAGATAGAAGCAGCGCTAATGGGCTCTCTTGTTTCTGCATTGACCAGCTGTCCTGTAATATGGATATCCGGCACGGCTACGCTATCGGGGGCTTTTTCCTTTGGAACGGGCTTCCTCATCATGACGATGGTCTTGTCTTCGAGCAGGTAAGACAAAGGTTGATCGCGGAGAGCCTTCTCCAGGAAATCCTGGAGGGACATACCAGTTGCCGTGATGGTAACGGGTTTGGTGTTCTCCAATAGTTCTTTGTTACAGAATACAATAAACCCGGTTTGTTTTTTAATGGCAGTAAATACTTTTTCCAGGGGCATGTCTTTCCCGGACAAAGTGATGGTTTGTGAGGTTACATTAGCTGAAACCTGCAGGCAAAAAGCCAAAAGGAAAAAAGAACTTAGTTTCATTGCCTTAAGAATTTTGCTTCTCCTGCTACCGGAAGAACTCTTCCCTTCGGATAGCTGGCGAAAAATCCTGGTGAGGGAGCATAGCTTGCTCCCGCTTGCAGGATAAACAGTTTTTTGCATAACTTACAAGAGTTTTGGTTATTAAAGAATCCGTTAGCCAACGGTTTAAAAATGCCAGGACGATACACTTCCTTTAACAAGCAAGTGTTTATATCCGGGTCATGTTGCCGCATGATCCGGTTTTTTATTTCTGGCAGCAATGAAAGTTCTTATTTATATACGATGAGGCGGCGATCGCCTTCCATCTTAAAATGTACTTCTGACACCCTTAGTGCCCTGATCAATGCATCGAGGGTCATATTGCGGCTCAGGCCGCCGACAAACCGTAAATCGGGAACGCCACTTTGATACACTACTTCTATATTATACCAACGCTCGAGTTGCTTCATCACTTTATCGAAGGCTATATTTTCGAGGTTGAAGTAACCGTTCTTCCAGGCAATAGCGGCCTCGCTTTGGTTATTGGCGATAGACAATAGTTGTTTGCTGTTGTCTATATTGGCT encodes:
- a CDS encoding SusC/RagA family TonB-linked outer membrane protein, which encodes MKLSSFFLLAFCLQVSANVTSQTITLSGKDMPLEKVFTAIKKQTGFIVFCNKELLENTKPVTITATGMSLQDFLEKALRDQPLSYLLEDKTIVMMRKPVPKEKAPDSVAVPDIHITGQLVNAETREPISAASISVKNTKQGTTSTATGQFSLSNVDESAILVISSVGFTPLEIPVSKLIAIPAGGTISVGENVLSKAVGGAFILQLKALPASLNEVVVVAFGQVKKKDLTGSVSTLSAEAISQQHVSTLSRALEGMVSGVQLSTSTGQPGSEASIRVRGLGSLSAGSDPLVVVDGVPSAFPLASYNPADIESIVISKDAASNSLYGSRASNGVILVTTKKGTRGKTKINFDVRLGQNSQGIPDFDMVKDPAEFYELAWKGIYNYVRYSNDAAAAGLHLNDADARQYASKNLFTANGAALQNPNNLGNYMLYDIPAGTTLIDPATGKIRPDAKLLYHDDWNDYFIKKTFSQQYNVSLSGGNDKTDYFLSVGYMSDPSYVMGSDFNRYNARLKVNTAITSWLKGGMNISYSRRYSNVPNYSGGTVNNNVFAFKDYFAPTWPLFAHNQDGSIRRNANGDIMYDLGTGETWSPYGATKRASFTGYSPAIYFEKDLTELTSDDFSGRAFLEGTFLKDFRVKLDFSLDNIYTYNKTYGNNESGTAARDLQGSISGYWAKGMNLNTIQTINYTKVLGAHSIDVLAGHEYRWTRGDNMSGSKSLMFAPNNPDMTNAIRINSLTGNGVSSALEGYLSRASYNYDSKYYLTASIRTDGSSNFRYDKWGTFWSVGGAWRISQEKFMDKTAGWLTELKLRSSYGTLGNQNVGANRWTDIWAISNTGSIENPVLGIYQASIGNPALTWESNNIFDAGLDFRIWDRFYGTVDYFRRKTVDMLWAKPLPASTGQASKLENVASLMNTGYEIELGYDIIRSKDWNWNVSVRASHYENKLLEIPPGVGSKALNGNYEEGNYLRGEGKDYYNLYMYKYAGVDKATGEGLLYKELRATDNLSLYPGKKIGDIVTTKGNDGTKFELGTASPDLVGGFNTSVQYKSFDLSVLTSWQIGGKTISLTYQNLTLQRVLGIHKDMMKGWTPENPDSNIPMFMNGAQNYYSRPVGGAQGQYSDWALFDASYFNIRNVSVGYRLPQSIASKNGIEALRVFFSVENLAFFSAKKGLDPRQSFDGGSTTAAFGFPQTRTITFGINLTL